The sequence GTGTTGAATCCTACGGTATTACCCTATAAAAACTTTCTGCAAAATAACTATGCGGTTATGGATGAAGAGTATTACTGGAGTTTTGACCGTAACTTGCGCCAGTCTACTAAGCGAACTCGTTATGTAGTTGGTGATTATAAGAATCAGCAGGAACTTAAAGAAAGACTCGCGCTTCACTTTCTTTCAAGGTCCAAAAAGGATTATGCTAGCTCACTTCCTGAGCATGTTATCACTGCTGTACCTGTGGAAATGTCTATCCATCAGAAGGAGCAGATTAACGAATATACACAGAAAGCTGTATTCCTCAATAGTCCAACAACATGTAATGAAGATGCATTCTTTACTAAGCGTCACGTTTCGAAGTTGGAAAAAGTTTTGGACCTCTGCGAAGAAATTAAAGAGGATCGACCTATCATTTACTGCCATCATCCTAAGGCTCAGGTAGTTATCTATGAGCACTTGAAGGAAATGGGATGGAAAGTTGCTTATATCAATGGTAAAACCGAGTATGAAATGCGAAGTGAGATAATTGACGATTTCAACGATTATAAACTCGATTGTATCATCCTCAACGTGTATGATGCAGTTAACTTGCCAACATCACAGGCTGTAATCTTCTATACTATTCCAACTAAGCCTAACATTACATATCAGGTAATGGGACGGATTGACCGGAATAACTATACACAAGTCAAAAGTTACTACTTCCTTATTTATATGGATTCTATCGAAGTCCAAAGATTACGTGAACTATCATTGTTCCGTGAATATCATGCTAATGAGTTCACTGGTAGTGCCGATAGTGTCTACCATCAACTTGATTCGCAGATCAGTGCTATTGAAGATCAGCGAAGAGAATATTCAGAAGAACCAGACTTTGATTTCGATGAGGTGATGGGACTATGACAGATATCTTAGATGGAATTGAGATAGCTGAAGAAAAGCCGCCTTGTAAGTGTTGGGGTCGTAAGGTTATATTGAATGAATCCGGGGACTTGGTCCCCTGCCCTGTTTGTATGGTAATAACCAATTCGCCTGCACATAGTGTTGACCCTGGGGCCAACATTGAATTAATCCCTGAAAAATTCCGAGATGTCTTTTTCGACATTACAAAAATTCTCGATGACAATAAAATACCTGAGAAAGTTCGTAAGGACTTGGAATTTCCCAAATATTTAAAAGCCTTGGAGAAAATTGTATACAGCTCATCTAATGGTATGCTTTCCTCGAAATCTCTGTTCTTGGCGGCTCCTCCTGGATTCGGTAAGAACCATGCAGTTTATGCAGCTATGGAAGGTGCTATGCGTTATGGGTTAACTGTGGCACCTTATTATGATTGTGGTGAACTTCGGGAAATGATTGATAAGCAGCAATTAAAATCCGATTATTATACCGCTGATATTTGTTTCGTTAAAATAACTTCAGGTAATGTCACTGTTCAGGATTTACAGTGTGCTAAGCTTATCACTGAACGTCGAGCGCGGCGTAATAAGCCAACTATTGTTACATCACGGATGCCGGTTAACTATTTCACAAAAATGGAACCTAGCATAGTCGAATTAATTCGTAAAGATGTAAGTAATGGTGACTATTTCAGGTGGCAGTACTTGGCAGCTCCCTTTATTTTTTATGAAGGTAAGCGTTAAGATTTAATGTCTTATATAACAGGACGGATATAAGTTTAGACCAGCGGTATAGGAGGTTCTTCCATTGTCAGATATGGTAATTACAGAAGAGGATATTTTCCCTTATATAATCCGGGGAGAAGGCAAGGACTATGAAGCAGTACAGGATATGACCATTTATTTCATTCAAGCAGTACCACATAACATTTTCACGAAACAGTGGCATATTCTTTACGATATTATACAGAACGGCGTAAGATTCAGTAAATTTTACAATAATCAGCAGGCCAACCAGATCATGAAACGGGCTGTCTCCAACTATGTGACTAAGCCTGAGATTCAGATCAAGGATGTCACTGAGAATTATTATGATGAGAAACTTGCGGCTGACGATCTCTACGGTGTCTGTACTAACACGTGGTTAGAAATGAGTGATGAAGTTCTCGATGTAAATGATTTTAAGGCTAACCTTGATTTGTATATCGAAACATGGGCTGCTGCTCAATATCAGAAGATTCACGTCGATGCCTACGCTATCATGAGTAAGGAAATGCGTGTTGGGCGTGAGATATTTTACGGACTCGAAGGAAGCAAACGGTATTATAGCATGGAATCTACTAAGGTAGAGACTATTCTCAATGCATCAAAACGTACAACATCAAGAATCTACGTTGCACCAGAAGGTTATGAATCATACCAGAAAAATAAAGAGAATAGCCCTATTACTCACGTACTTACGCATACAGGTGTGAAAAGTATTGACAAAGTAATTGGTGGTATACGTAAGTCAGATTTGATGGCTGTTATCGCTTTCTCTGGTCATGGTAAAACTCGTTTCGTTTCTAACATGGTTTATAATGCAATGATGTTGGGCCAGCACGGTGTCTATTATTGTTTGGAATCAGAAACGAATGAGTACATTGCTAAACTAATTGCAAGACACTTAGCGGAGAAATATAACAATCCTCCTATTTCTGATACTGATATCATCCAGAAACGTTACCCTAACGCTGAAATTGAGAACCTTGTACACTTGGCTGAGTATGATCTGTTCAATAACGAAGCCTACGGTAAGGTTGAATTTATTCCAGGACCTTTGTATATCGAAGACTTCCAATCTGGTATTGAAGCTATATGGAATGACCGTGGACGTTTGGACTTTGTCGTAATCGACCACACAGGTTTGGTGCAGTCACACCTTCTTAAAACGAAAAAGGAAATGCTGGACTGGTTTTACCCTCAATTGAAAATTATTTCTGGATCGTTCATGGGAGAAGGTATTGGAGTTGTATGCGCACACCAACTTAACCGTGAAACTCACGCTGAACTCTTGAAGGCTGAGGATGATGTTGAGGTGGCAACTGACCAAGGTGCGGCTGACTCTATCGAAGTAATTCGGTCTTCAAGTTTGGCGATCACTATATTCTGTGAACCTCGCCATAAAGATACGGATACTTCCGATATATTATGTGCTAAAATGCGTAATGGTAAGGGATTCCGTCGTACTAAAGTGTATGCTCAGATGGGTAACTGTCTTTATCGGGATTTACCTCAGACTGCAGGAGAAGCTACTTATACACTATAAACATTATCTTTTAAATACTATTAACAAATACCCTGACCTTAAATATAAGGTCGGGGTATTTTTGTTAGATATTTACGGTTAAAATAACAGTTTCGCTAATTATTTTCTTCATTGGTCATTTTAGAAAATATAATCAAAATAAATACTAAAGATACCCTCTAGCAGTTGAGATTATTTAGATTTACTTTCTGATGTACTAGGTTAGATTTGATGCAGAATAATCTCAGTTAGGGGGACTTTATTAAATCGTGAAAAAACGACCTATTCCGGGATAAAATTGAGTTAAAATGGTTATAAATGTTGGTCTCGTATTTATCTCAGAACTGTTGCACTAAAATCTCAGTGGGATACCTGTGATAATCGTTAAGCAATTAACGCTGACTTTTTAAGGCGATTTAAAAATGTACAGACTTGTTTATAGTAGATATTCATTATAGTCAATCTTCTTTGGACGAATGCAATTATTATTGCAATTATTCTTTATATTTCTCACAATAGTCACACTTTGAAGGGCTATTTTAAAACGATGTACAATTATTAATATCTCAGCCATTTCTCATATCAGGGCGTAATGGAAAAATATCCAATATATAAGTACTATTAAATACGAAATTGAAAATGTAGAGACTAATTTGATCTCGCGTTAGTCTCATAAATTCTCTCAATATTCTCTTTAACATTGCGTAAATCATTAGATTCTATATTAATCCTTCTTTAAAACTAACTATCAGATGTAAGTTAAAAATAGGTTTAAAATAGGTTTCGATTATAGCTACATACTAACTTATATCCAGTTTTTAACAAGAACATTATGCTGTATGGAATTTTTAAGGGGGTTTAACGATTGAATTATCTCGTTCGATTAACGCCTATATTAAAGAAATTAAAATCTGTCTTTTAACACTAATTAGCTCCGCAGACATTTGGCGGGATGCTAAAATCATGGAGGAACCTATGCGAAAACTCACGATCCGGCTAGCGTTTGGTGCGCTGGCTATGCTTAGCCTGACAGCAGGCGGCTGGCTATCTACTCAAACTCTTGAAGCTAAATCAGAGTCTACTGAAGGTAACACTTCACAGATTGCTGCTGACAACCAAATTCCACCTGCAAATGAAGAAATCGATAAACTCTACCGTAAAGTCTATGAACTAACAAAAACTAATGATGAGCAGATGGAACAGATTGACGCGATAAACTTATTGTTAATTCAGTCTCTATCTGAAAAAGCGAACAAAGCTGAGCATAACGCTAAAGTAGCCAAGGCTGTTGCAAACGAAGCTACTAAAATTATTAGAGAATCCCAAGGAACTCAGGCTATCGTTAAAACTGTTGTGAAGGCTCCTTCGGGTAAACAAGGCAAACCTAAAGTTATTGTGCAGCAAGACGTAGGCTCTGTCATTACGGTTATAGCTACATCTTATATTGCTCTTTGTGATACAGGTTGTACGGGTATTACAGCTACAGGTATTGATGTCCGCGATAAAACACCAAATATTATTGCAGTTGACCCCGACATCATCCCATTGAATCGCAAGGTGGAATTATTCGTTAACGATAAATCTATCGGTATCTACGAAACACAGGATACTGGTGGAGATATTAAAGGCTTCCGCATTGACATACTAAAAAGTTCTGAACGCGAAGCGCTTAACTTTGGTAACCAAGAGGTTACAGTAAAAATTATTGAGTAGTCTCTAAAATGCCTTAAAATTCCTGAAATACATGAACGAGAGAGTCATCACTATTAAATATAAACCATATAAAAGACCGAGGGTAATTTACCTCGGTCTTTTGCATCACTGTAATATCTCATTAATTTGGTTCTTTTTGTGTCGAAATAACTAGGTAACACAGGAATAGGCAGTTATTTAAGGTGATGGGTAGGTGAAGTGGCTAAGAAGCTGTTCTATTAAAGGCAATAAATGTATTGGTAATCTTAGGAAGGTTCTGAATCAGGTAACGACAACCTAATACGTTATTTACAGCTTATGATAACTATCTATTCACCTCAGTTAATTCTGGAACTATCTATAAACAATCTCAATTCCGCTAGGACTTCAAGTTAATTGACAGCTACTTTCAGAGTTAACTATAATAACGTGTAGTTAGATATCTTTCAACGTTAAAGGTGTTCATTTTAGTGCGGCAGTATATTTGCGAGGAAAATAAGGAGAGTGAAGTTAAAATGTATTTTATCGCTATTTTAACGACGACAAATGTATTAGGAGGTCTCTCAAATGGGCTTGCGTGAAATATTCCAAGATAAGATGTCGTTACCTGACTATTTCTCTACCTATGTCCGAAATGAGGATATCAAGATGATGCGTAGGGTTTGTTGTCCTATTCACTCGGAGAATACACCATCTTTCTTCTATATGCGAGATACTGATACATTCTCTTGTTTCGGCTGTGGCAAGGCTGGATCAATCATCGAGTTGCACTATTATTTGATGAGATTAGATGATGAAAAAATCACTAAGCAGGTTGCAATCGAGGATTTGGCCCATATCTTAGGAATCAAGTTGAATCGTCGTTTTGAGAAAATAAAACTCGAAGCTACTCTTCCTCAGAAGTATTTCCAGGATAAGTTAGTTAAGAGTGCGCGAGGAAATATTTCATCATTAGCAAGGATTGACTTGCTGAATGCTTTTGGTAATACACCTGAAGAGATTCTCGGAATCATGAAATCAGGTAAACTATAGGGAGGTCAAATATGCTAAGACAGCAGCTTAACAGCCTGATTCGAATTAAGTATGTAAAACTCTTATCTGGGACCGATGGCATCAATGGTTATGTGTTCGCAGATTGGGCAAAATGTAACAAATTCCTAGAACAAATTTTTGGGAAGCATTTGCATAAACGTGTAAATGTCGGTATTTTCAGTAAAGGTGTCATGAAACCAATTAATCTCAAGTCAATTTCTTATCAGGATAGCGTTCTAGAAATTAACGAATTCATTATTAAGTGTAGTGAATACGATGAAGAACTTAAATCTTATCCTGTAATTGTATGGTACTCTGATGAATCTGTCTTTGTTAGTTTCTTGATTAAGGATAAGGAACTATTGTCAATAAAATTTCCAGATAAGGTGTAATTAAACTATGAAATTTACAGCGCTAAATTTACGCACGTTTTTATTTGAATCTCAGAAGTTTTTTGATAGGACTGCAGAGACTGGAACATTGTTCAGAAAAGAAACCTACCCTGTCACGAATCTCTTTATTGATCCGGCTACGAATACAGGAATGGCAATTTTTACACAAGACGGTGAACTGGTAGCTGGATTCCGGGCTGAAATCATGGGTGACGATAAAATCCAGTACCGACGGGACTTATACAATGTTATTTCCGAATTACATAAGAAGTTCAATTTCGGAAATATCTATTTTGAGGAAGTATTTGTCGGAAAATCCTTTGATACGCTGAAAGTTTTACTCAGCATTCGGCAGACTTTCTTTGAAATTGAGAAAGACTTAGGTATCCGGGCATTGGGCGTCAATAATAAGCGTTGGAAAGCTGCACTCGGACGGAAAATTTACGAGGATGATAAAGAAAATATACGTCATCACGTTAGTCAAACATTTGATATTAATAACATTCCTCAAGATACAATCGATGCGATCGGTATGGGAATGGCTGTACTTAGACGAAACGCGATGGTTGTAACTCTACCTCCTAAAAGTGCTTTCAAGTACTATTTATATCTGGTTGAGGA is a genomic window of Paenibacillus pabuli containing:
- a CDS encoding DnaB-like helicase C-terminal domain-containing protein, whose amino-acid sequence is MVITEEDIFPYIIRGEGKDYEAVQDMTIYFIQAVPHNIFTKQWHILYDIIQNGVRFSKFYNNQQANQIMKRAVSNYVTKPEIQIKDVTENYYDEKLAADDLYGVCTNTWLEMSDEVLDVNDFKANLDLYIETWAAAQYQKIHVDAYAIMSKEMRVGREIFYGLEGSKRYYSMESTKVETILNASKRTTSRIYVAPEGYESYQKNKENSPITHVLTHTGVKSIDKVIGGIRKSDLMAVIAFSGHGKTRFVSNMVYNAMMLGQHGVYYCLESETNEYIAKLIARHLAEKYNNPPISDTDIIQKRYPNAEIENLVHLAEYDLFNNEAYGKVEFIPGPLYIEDFQSGIEAIWNDRGRLDFVVIDHTGLVQSHLLKTKKEMLDWFYPQLKIISGSFMGEGIGVVCAHQLNRETHAELLKAEDDVEVATDQGAADSIEVIRSSSLAITIFCEPRHKDTDTSDILCAKMRNGKGFRRTKVYAQMGNCLYRDLPQTAGEATYTL
- a CDS encoding CHC2 zinc finger domain-containing protein, encoding MGLREIFQDKMSLPDYFSTYVRNEDIKMMRRVCCPIHSENTPSFFYMRDTDTFSCFGCGKAGSIIELHYYLMRLDDEKITKQVAIEDLAHILGIKLNRRFEKIKLEATLPQKYFQDKLVKSARGNISSLARIDLLNAFGNTPEEILGIMKSGKL
- a CDS encoding 3D domain-containing protein, yielding MEEPMRKLTIRLAFGALAMLSLTAGGWLSTQTLEAKSESTEGNTSQIAADNQIPPANEEIDKLYRKVYELTKTNDEQMEQIDAINLLLIQSLSEKANKAEHNAKVAKAVANEATKIIRESQGTQAIVKTVVKAPSGKQGKPKVIVQQDVGSVITVIATSYIALCDTGCTGITATGIDVRDKTPNIIAVDPDIIPLNRKVELFVNDKSIGIYETQDTGGDIKGFRIDILKSSEREALNFGNQEVTVKIIE
- a CDS encoding DEAD/DEAH box helicase yields the protein MASRTPLYNDFYLRGNLSDQQIKWLLKVHGDQAAPKLKHVIDGFELHDPQTVAVAMGILNPRFFIADKVGLGKGLMAAAIYARLKQMNAIKVQNGEAAPIGKQLLVTVPHNVIQMANTYRRYGQNIVPIHGGNAKKVLNDFDIDDPNIDGIVIPWSGMISQGILAYISNNLDKFSFGVYDETEKLVKEGSQTYTNANAIAKNLNRMIFTYGTPWQKSVMDFFYQFKVLNPTVLPYKNFLQNNYAVMDEEYYWSFDRNLRQSTKRTRYVVGDYKNQQELKERLALHFLSRSKKDYASSLPEHVITAVPVEMSIHQKEQINEYTQKAVFLNSPTTCNEDAFFTKRHVSKLEKVLDLCEEIKEDRPIIYCHHPKAQVVIYEHLKEMGWKVAYINGKTEYEMRSEIIDDFNDYKLDCIILNVYDAVNLPTSQAVIFYTIPTKPNITYQVMGRIDRNNYTQVKSYYFLIYMDSIEVQRLRELSLFREYHANEFTGSADSVYHQLDSQISAIEDQRREYSEEPDFDFDEVMGL